The following proteins are encoded in a genomic region of Alteromonadaceae bacterium 2753L.S.0a.02:
- a CDS encoding PAS domain S-box-containing protein, translated as MESGKKQSTHQKVLRDSEQQFRLLVENVRDYAIYMLDLHGKVVSWNAGAQRIKGYSAEEVIGKHFSMFYTQEDIATGLPQYELESAIRKGSYETQGWRVSRDGGQFLANVVLTPIKGDEGELCGFAKITRDITVHQNAEQRFRQVVDSAPSAMVLINTQGVIELVNNQVEQMFGYAREALLGKPVEVLLPRQMREHHPGLRQKFFEKPLARPMGKGRDLFALRKDGSEFPVEIGLNPIETIDGTKVLSAIVDISDRKQKEQKIQAALEEKNVLLSEIHHRVKNNLQIVHSLLDLQSNRISDPVAIEMLKDSQNRIRSMALIHQSLYLSNDFSKVDLGQVLESLIPALMESYSVDQQRIHHELTLHSVQLSINQAIPCGLIINELVSNALKHAFPLDRQGVIHIGIAYIKKNLVSLSVEDNGIGIAENVVLQNTGTLGMQLVELLTDQLGGELSIKRLDPTRFEIRFWQQA; from the coding sequence ATGGAATCGGGTAAAAAGCAGAGCACTCATCAAAAGGTATTGCGAGACAGTGAGCAGCAGTTTCGTTTACTGGTGGAAAATGTACGGGATTACGCCATTTATATGTTGGATCTGCACGGTAAGGTTGTCAGTTGGAATGCAGGTGCACAACGCATCAAGGGCTACAGCGCTGAAGAGGTTATTGGTAAGCATTTCTCCATGTTTTATACGCAGGAGGATATAGCAACCGGGCTGCCACAATACGAGCTGGAGAGCGCAATTCGAAAAGGTAGCTATGAGACTCAAGGTTGGCGCGTAAGTCGCGATGGAGGTCAGTTTCTTGCGAACGTTGTGCTAACTCCAATCAAAGGCGATGAGGGAGAATTGTGCGGGTTTGCCAAGATTACGCGTGATATTACTGTCCACCAGAATGCTGAACAACGCTTCAGGCAGGTGGTAGATTCCGCGCCAAGCGCAATGGTTCTTATCAATACGCAAGGCGTAATCGAATTGGTAAACAACCAAGTGGAGCAGATGTTTGGCTATGCCCGCGAAGCTCTTTTAGGTAAACCTGTAGAAGTGCTCTTGCCACGTCAAATGCGTGAACATCATCCGGGTTTACGACAAAAATTCTTTGAAAAACCATTAGCTCGACCTATGGGAAAGGGTCGCGACTTGTTTGCTCTACGTAAGGATGGAAGCGAATTTCCCGTTGAGATCGGACTCAACCCGATCGAAACGATTGATGGCACAAAAGTTCTTTCCGCTATTGTTGATATATCAGACAGGAAACAAAAAGAGCAAAAAATTCAGGCAGCGTTAGAGGAAAAAAACGTTTTACTCAGTGAAATCCACCATCGCGTAAAAAACAACCTTCAAATTGTGCACAGTCTTCTCGACCTCCAGTCCAATCGGATATCTGACCCGGTTGCTATCGAGATGCTAAAAGACAGCCAAAACAGAATTCGATCCATGGCGTTGATTCATCAGTCGCTCTACCTTTCCAATGACTTTTCTAAAGTTGACCTGGGACAAGTGCTTGAATCTCTTATACCCGCGTTAATGGAGTCTTACAGTGTCGATCAACAAAGAATTCACCACGAGTTGACACTGCATAGCGTTCAGCTGTCAATTAACCAGGCAATACCCTGCGGGCTTATCATTAACGAGCTTGTCTCCAATGCATTAAAACATGCTTTTCCACTTGATCGTCAAGGTGTCATACATATTGGCATTGCATACATTAAAAAAAACCTTGTTTCACTATCGGTGGAAGACAATGGCATCGGCATTGCTGAAAACGTCGTACTTCAAAATACCGGAACGCTGGGAATGCAGCTCGTAGAATTACTAACAGATCAACTAGGTGGTGAGCTGAGTATCAAAAGGCTAGACCCAACCCGATTTGAAATTCGCTTTTGGCAGCAAGCTTAG
- a CDS encoding 2-polyprenyl-6-hydroxyphenyl methylase/3-demethylubiquinone-9 3-methyltransferase: MTTSAKNTICLWYDKDAEAAAQFYANIFPDSRVDEVHRAPGDYPSGKEGDVLTVNFTVLGIPCMGLNGGPAFQHNEAFSFQVATEDQDETDRYWNAIIENGGQESACGWCKDKWGISWQITPVALTKAIASSDRAASKRAFESMMQMTKIDVAVIEAAFKG; this comes from the coding sequence ATGACAACTTCTGCGAAGAATACTATTTGCCTGTGGTACGACAAAGACGCTGAAGCAGCTGCACAATTTTATGCGAATATTTTTCCCGATTCGCGTGTTGATGAAGTGCATCGAGCACCGGGAGATTATCCCTCCGGGAAGGAAGGTGATGTACTAACGGTGAATTTTACTGTGCTGGGCATTCCCTGCATGGGGCTCAACGGCGGGCCCGCATTTCAACATAATGAAGCATTTTCATTTCAGGTCGCTACCGAAGATCAAGACGAAACCGATCGTTACTGGAACGCCATTATCGAAAATGGCGGTCAGGAAAGTGCGTGCGGCTGGTGCAAAGACAAGTGGGGAATATCGTGGCAGATTACCCCCGTCGCTTTAACGAAAGCAATTGCCAGCAGCGACCGCGCTGCCTCTAAGCGTGCCTTCGAGTCGATGATGCAAATGACCAAGATCGATGTGGCAGTGATTGAGGCTGCTTTTAAGGGCTGA